CGGGTACGGGAAGCGAATCCGGGCCCATCTCCTTTTCGGCTTGCGCAAGCTCTTTGTCGACGATGTCTTGACAGAGCTCTACACACTCATCGCAGATGTAGGCGTCGGGTCCGGCGATCAGCTTACGGACCTGCCTTTGGGTCTTTGCGCAGAAGGAGCACTGCAGCTGATCGGGGTTCTCGTTGCGGCTCATGAGGCGGCGGACTCCTGTGTGCGGCTGGTGACGACCGTATCGACGATGCCGTACTCGAAGGCCTCTTGGGCGGTCATGATGTTGTCGCGCTCGGTATCGGCGTGTATCTTCTTGACCTTCTGTCCGGTGTGCGTCGCCAGGATGTTATCTAGCGCATCCCGCATACGAAGCATCTCTCTCGCCTGGATCTCGATATCCGTGACCTGGCCTTTTGCGCCACCCCAGGGCTGATGGATCAGGATGCGGCTGTTGGGAAGCGCCGAGCGCTTGCCTTTCGCGCCCGCCGCGAGCAGCACGGCAGCCATCGAAGCGCACTGCCCG
The Actinomycetota bacterium genome window above contains:
- the clpP gene encoding ATP-dependent Clp endopeptidase proteolytic subunit ClpP → MNALVPIVVEQTSRGERSFDIYSRLLNERVVFLGHEIDDVIANLVIAQLIHLESENPDKDISLYINSPGGSVTAGLAIYDTMQYIRCDVATICIGQCASMAAVLLAAGAKGKRSALPNSRILIHQPWGGAKGQVTDIEIQAREMLRMRDALDNILATHTGQKVKKIHADTERDNIMTAQEAFEYGIVDTVVTSRTQESAAS